The DNA sequence TGTAAATTTTAGTTAAATTAAATTCAAATAGAAATTTAAAGATCATTATTTAGAGGATCAATGGCATTATACTCACACATGAGTAACCGGAAATGCAATAATCAGGTTGCCGAAATAGAGATACTGCTGTATCTATAAACAGAGGATTTGGTGAAAATGAAATCAGAAGACTATCTTCCTTTATTGTTATAACCAAAATAAGACCTTTTTCATTTAACTCACCTCTCAAAACATATCTTCCTTTAGGTCCGTTTGCACTGCTCGTCCCGTGTTCGATGAAGTAACCTTATATATATCACTCAAATACATACAGATTAACCAATAGTAATAGAAGACAATaatctacatatatattttctttttttggcatATACATTCTCATATACCTGAAGCTGGAGCTTGACAACACTTGTTTGACCTAGAAAGTGAACCCAAACCCAAATAGCGATGAAAACTGTCCCGAAAATAAACAAGGCAGCCTTGTAAAACTTAGAGAAAGGCGAAACGTACCCAAGCAAAAAATCCAGCGTAACAGCAGAAAATAGTGAACCATAAGACTGCAAACTCCCAGATCGGATCATCGTAGTGGTCGGACGTTTTGATTGTGGTCGAAGAATATTTAGATCGATGGTGCGAAGTCGTAAAAGTGGGTGTCAAGCTTCCACCGACCCGACCCACCGGAGCAGCCAACGCTGCTGACTTGGGGTTGTACATGACTAACAAACCCAACAGCACGGCAGCCATTGCTGGTTTCCTCAATGCCTTGTGACACTTTTCCCATAACTTATTAAGGGCGACtgtgaaattagggtttgctGCCGCTGGCCAATTGTCTTTAAGAACATCGTGGAACTGTGACTGAGAGGGATGGCCTGATTTAGAGTCTGAGGGAAAGAAACATTGAGGTTTAGGGTTCTTAAATATTCTGGGAGCAAAGCAACGTTGATTGCTTAACGTTAATGTGACTGGTTTTGATGGAAGAGGACGAAAAGTGCGTAATAGGTGTTTTGCTTCAATTTCATTAATGCGTTGGCTTCGATGAGCAGCGCAGCTGTTGCCATGGAAGTTGTATCGAGTATGGAACTGTGAATTGAAAGAGCGGGGAAGCAATTGAAAGAAGAGTGGAAGCCCTGTCTGGATTTTATAGTGGGGCGACAAACGATGTACATGAGAATTGCGAGTTTCTGTTAAACATGCATGCACTAGCTTGTTTTAGAATTCTATTGCTGATCAAAGTGCTTTAAGGCACCAAGTCCAATGAGAATTCCATGGACTGAGCGGAGTCCATAATGTAAAAGAAGCACAAAAGGTGCGGCCTTAATATGAGCATCTGAAGTTGTCGAAAGGGAGGCATCCCTTCCAAATTACAGTTTTAATATCTACAGAGAGGATATGTTAGACATCGTATTAGAGAGTGTTAGCGTGAGGGAAACATGGAAACCACAAAACATGGAAAAGTGAAAGTAGAAAAGTGAAAGTGATTTACCTGCCTATTTTCCGGATCATTGTCTATTACCTCCACTATTAGATTAGCATGCACTATGTATATAATTGACTCTTCTGAGTAAGAGCTTGTAAGGAAGATATGAATTCAGTCTTCTTCTGTTAAACATCAATACAAATTATTCTCTCAATTCTTCTGTTatctttgacttggtatcagagcaaagatccgaggactttgtctcttgtCCGTTCAAGAACGATCTGaccatcttcttcttggacTTCGACGATTATCAGTCAGCCTTCTTCAACGCCAGACCAGCCACCTCCACAGATCAGACCAGATATTCTCCTGCAATCATTCATCAATTGATTCCGGTTGCTTCTGACCTCCTGCAAGTCACCTGCAAGAGCAGGTTCAGTTCATCCTCTTCGGCGTCATCTTCAGATCGTCCTCGTCTACCTCTAGTTCACCTCAGACCACTCCAGATCACCGGCCGGCGATCACAGCGACCTCGGACCTGCCCTCCCTGTCGAATCAACCGCGAACCTGCACTTCGACGACCCAGATTACCGGGACGCAGACGCCGCCGGACTTTCATCCATCGAAACCCGACCCCAGACCACCATCAGCGACGTAGCAGCACCCACTGCAGCACAGCCTCGACCTGGAACCTGCAGACCAGACCCGACCTCGACTCGTTCTTCTTCAGACTCCGCCGTCACCCAGCGCTTGACGCCGACGACGAACCGGAAAACCCGATCCAGACCTGACGCAGGCGGACTCGACTCGTTCTTCTCCCTGATTGTCCGGAAGACTCGGCTCGTTCTTCTTCCGGAAAACCCGATCCAGACCTGACGCAGGAGGTATTTCTTCCTGATCCAATTGTCCGGCCTGACCCGCTTCTTCTGTATTTTCCGCCAACGTCGATCTCAGTTCAGATCGGCTCCATTCCCAGACCTGCAAACCTCGCAGACGGAGCAATTAAAGCAAATTTTTGGAGCCTTCTGTTTGTCTTATTTCCGCTGCCTAATTTGAGATTTGTCTACATTGTTGGTGCTTATTTCAATGGGAGAAACGAAAGAAGATCAGAGTTCCAATTCCAAGATCAACGAGGTCCAAAAAATTGAGGTTTCCGTCCGAAGTTCAGACGGTGTTTCTTTTGGGGGTCCGAAACTCAATGGTACCAACTTTCGAacgtggaagaagattatgtctgtccAGCTTCGTGGCATTcacaagatggggcatgtgactggaacaaccAAAGCTCCTAGTGAAGAGGATGTGGATGGCTATACTAagtgggaggatgatgatggatctgTGATGGCGATCTTATTCAAAGCTATGACTGAAGATGTGCTACAGTTGGTAGAAGGGTGTGAGACTGCGGAagcaatatggaagacattaGGGGATCtgtatacaaatgagtctgattttatacaggttcatgaattgatgtgcaaagctgctaatatgcaacagaatgggcaacaagtagctgtgtatttcaccaagctaaagaatgtatgggctgaaattgatcaaaagcgtccttgcaagatcaagaatcaggaagatcttgtgtggtaccagaaggaaaAAGAACTTGAAAGAGTGCATGTATTcttgagagggcttgatgataAGCATAGCAATGCCAaaggagaattgctcagaatgacagaccctcctagcctaaacacagcttttacatacatccgcaaggatgaatCTCAACAGGACAGtatcaaacatgcacaggttgaagtgtctagcctagccattcaagcAAAATCACCAGCACCATTTCTCCAACAACAGAGATCAATCCCACTTTATCAGCAAGGACCTCCACCAGGCTTTCCTAATCGCCCTCGTCCACAATGCGCTTATTGCAATGAGGTTGGGCATGTTCGAGAGACTTGCTGGAAACTGAACCCGCACctcaaacctaaaaagcaaggttatcatCCTAAGGCAaaagcagctgctgttcaattggtccaagaaccagatttctatggagtggctggacAGGATCATCATGCAGCAGGTGGGgctactcctacagcctctatagctggtcggggtaagattggtatggctttaaaggtttctaactttgttggttctgatacatggattattgattctggtgcctccgatcatatgacttatgataaatcatattttaatgaattgtcttccccttcagtgtcctatgtcaccaatgccaatggtgaggcttttcctgtgttagggtcagggagagtgcgtattactcccactttagaacttcataatgtgttatacgtgcctgacttgtctcatcacttgatatctgttccacagttgaatactgagtctaaatgttccgtaaccttttatcctatgtatgtgatttttcaggatcttctcaccagggagttaatcggtcgggggtatctgaggggcaggttgttccatctggatcagacatacgcaggggagaaactaggagcacagtcccgcgccgctttgacttcgaattctgataagctaagtgaaatttggttgtggcatcgccgtttagggcatccatcttttagtcttatgagaaaaaccatgcctactctgtttattggtgtggatgagtctgttttacattgtgaaacatgtgttttggccaaaagTCATCGTGcaacttattctcctagtgtttctaataaaagtgttattccttttgagttgattcactctgatgtttggggaccttctcgAGAACCCACTGTGTtcggtatgagatattttgtgttatttattgatgattgtacgagattgtcatgggttgctcttcttaaaaccaaagatgaagtatttcccgcttttcaaacttttcgtactcttgttcaaacacaataccatagcaccattaaagtctttcgttctgacaatgggggggaatatgttaatcatgttttccaagagtttttcaaaacccatgggattgttcaccaaaccacatgtccacaaacaccagaacaaaatggagtgtctgaaaggaaaaatcgtcatttacttgatatggctcgtgcccttctctttagtgctcatatgcctaagtatctttggggcgatgctgtatatgcttcctcccatcttatcaatcgtcttccatcgagtgtccttcagggaagaattccatttgaggttcttgcatctcatgtctccttaccttcatttcataaccttccagctcgtgtctttggttgtgttgcgtttgtccatattcctaaaaaccagcggtctaagttggatgcccgagcGCTTAAGTGTGCGTTTGTGGGCTATGGGggttatcagaaagggtacaagtgctatcatccaccaaccagaaaatactatgtcactatggatgttactttctttgaggacatgagttatttttcctcctcggatacagctcttcagggggagaattcatattttgaagagttgtatcatggagagggggaggaatcaggaAGCGGAGAAGAAGTCGCACaggcaggaggtattttgactgATCCAATTGAAAGCAACAGCTCATCACCACCTCCAGaagcagaagctccagaagcagaagctcctaccatcacttctacccctgacccacaactccctggtactgaagatcacccatttgaggtatgtccatccactggTACTAGcaatagtgagtctaatgttgagcaatatgtgttaccaaatagaaccactcgaggtcaatcagtcaaaagatatgaaccttctcttactgccaaatcaaaatacccagtagctaattatatgtccactaggaggttgtctaagtcatatgaatcatttgtgaatcaaatatctgttgtatcagtacctaacagagtgcaggatgcattgggggatccaaagtggaggaaggcaatggaggaagagatggaggcattgcagactccagaagcagaagctcctaccatcacttctacccctgacccacaactccctggtactgaagatcacccatttgaggtatgtccatccactggTACTAGcaatagtgagtctaatgttgagcaatatgtgttaccaaatagaaccactcgaggtcaatcagtcaaaagatatgaaccttctcttactgccaaatcaaaatacccagtagctaattatatgtccactaggaggttgtctaagtcatatgaatcatttgtgaatcaaatatctgttgtatcagtacctaacagagtgcaggatgcattgggggatccaaagtggaggaaggcaatggaggaagagatggaggcattgcagaagaacaatacttggcaacttgtgccgtCACCagaaggcaagaaggctgtcggttgtcgttgggtgtttactgtgaaacataatgcagatggatcagtaagccggtacaaagcacgccttgtagcaaaggggtttactcagacgtatggtatagactacgatgaaacgtttgctcctgttgccaagatgaacactattcgggttctgctctcgttggctgctagtttaaactggccactccgacaatttgatgttaagaatgcatttcttcatggagagttagccgaggaagtgtacatgagccttccacctgggtatgtagttgcttctcctggtgattttgtatgcaagttgagaaagtctttgtatggtctcaaacaatcgcctcgtgcttggtttgggagattttcacaattcatgcggaaggttggttataaacagagcaactcagatcataccttattcctcaagcatcaacaagggaagataacagctctaattatttatgtggatgatatggtaatcaccggTAATGAtattgttgagatggatagactgcagagacagctagcctccgagtttgagatgaaggacttgggtgaacttaagtacttcttaggaattgaggtagccagggggagagaagggatctacctgtgccagaggaagtacgttcttgacttgctaacagaaacaggtttgttggattgtagacctattgatactcctattgagcagaatcattgcttagctgagtatccagatcaggtacctactgatcgagctcgctaccagaggttagttgggcgcttgatttatttggctcatactagaccagatgttgcatatgcagtgagtgtggtgagtcagttcatgcataacccaagtgagagtcacatggatgcagttatgagaattttaaagTACCTGAAGTCAGCGCCAGGAAGAGGAGTTTTGTtctctaaacacaacaacatccttgaggtctgtggctttacagatgcagattgggctggaaatattacagacaggaggtcaacatcaggttactttacctttgtgggaggtaatttggttacatggaagagtaagaaacagaaagttgtggcacgatctagtgctgaggccgagtatagaggtatggctcatggagtgtgtgaattgttgtggctgagaaatctgttacatgatctgggtttcaaactcaaaagtactatgcggttgtattgtgacaacaaggcagccattgacatatcacagaatccagtacaacatgatcgtactaaacatgtggaggttgatcgtcactttataaaggagaagctagatgccaaaattattagctttccttttgttccaactgaagaacaacttgcagatatacttaccaaaggagtttccaggaaggtattttatgactcactaagcaagttgggcatggttgacgtgtatgcgccaacttgagggggagtgttagcgtgaggGAAACATGGAAACCACAAAACATGGAAAAGTGAAAGTAGAAAAGTGAAAGTGATTTACCTGCCTATTTTCCGGATCATTGTCTATTACCTCCACTATTAGATTAGCATGCACTATGTATATAATTGACTCTTCTGAGTAAGAGCTTGTAAGGAAGATATGAATTCAGTCTTCTTCTGTTAAACATCAATACAAATTATTCTCTCAATTCTTCTGTTATCTTTGACTGAGAGAACCTAGAATGGGCATGGAGTGTCGTGTTTATGAGGGGTGTTCGTGTCGTGTCATTCTCTTCGACTAGATACTACCCTGAGTGCATCCAGTTACCAACTACCAACACTTcatgtgacatttttaataaaCTGGTGAAATATAATGACCAAATCTCAACTTTCAAACTATATAATATTGATAAATTAAACAAGAATAAAATTAATGATGCAAGTCTCTCATTGTTCGATGAGATTCGGAGTCTGATTCCAGGTTACGAGATGGAGAAGAAGTTTTGTATATAAGAACTGTAGCTACTTTCTACCATAGACATTGGCTATTTGCCCATTCGTTTGGCAGCCACAAACTCTAGGACGAACAAGAATTTTGGTTCCATTTCCCAAGTGTCCATCCTGAGGATCAAGAATGGAACCCGAACTACTACATAAGTCGGTGTAGACACAAAATCTGCAGCTCTCTTGCATGCGTGGGTGTTCCGCAAGCCCAAAGTCTGGAAGATAGCTGTTTTGGAAGTTCTTCGATGTGGTTGACATCGCGGTTTCCGCTGAGCTGCCTAGTCAGGTTGGCATCTGCTCCTTTTGGACGAGTTATCAGAGGAGGGTGACAGCCCCTTCGTGCAGCCAGTACTTCATCGATTGAGGATTAGAAGAAAGTGAGACTTGATAGCTAGCGTGGATTTCGCAACGAGATCGTCACCATGTCTAATTTGTTTGGAGGATTTTGAAGAACCGGGCGGTGGTGTTGATCAGCTCCTCCCTCGCTTGCCTTACTCGCCTATTTTCTGTTGAAGAGGAAAGATGCCACAttggaaaaatgacaaataaaatattgttcaagtaaaccctaatttgtgtttggcccaaactctaggttacttgctctagtggtaatagggttaaattagaatgatctagattcctattcaatgtacgatcaaattcagtttctctacaacacgttatcttCACGAAGCCGTAACCCTGAAACAAtatattcgtagccttcaaatcctagGAACCACCGCCACCCACCTTGAAGTTTTCACCTCCAGGAGCCCAGAACAGGCGGCACTGCCCCCAGAACCGGCAAGAATCaacctgaaccggccaccggaagagaCCAATtaaaccggccaccggaagagaCCAATTAAACCGGCCTCCCAAGAAAAATCCGAGATCTCCTGCCCGGTTTGCCATCTTCTAGTCCACTGCCATCTTTTGTTAGTAGCTGCACCTCGTCCCCAGATTTGGGGAACAGGAAAAACCATCATCGAAACCGGCCTGGAAACTGCCGAACCAGCAGCCTGAAGAGACTGCACCGCCTAACCGCTGCCTAC is a window from the Rosa chinensis cultivar Old Blush chromosome 2, RchiOBHm-V2, whole genome shotgun sequence genome containing:
- the LOC121051367 gene encoding uncharacterized protein LOC121051367; amino-acid sequence: MGETKEDQSSNSKINEVQKIEVSVRSSDGVSFGGPKLNGTNFRTWKKIMSVQLRGIHKMGHVTGTTKAPSEEDVDGYTKWEDDDGSVMAILFKAMTEDVLQLVEGCETAEAIWKTLGDLYTNESDFIQVHELMCKAANMQQNGQQVAVYFTKLKNVWAEIDQKRPCKIKNQEDLVWYQKEKELERVHVFLRGLDDKHSNAKGELLRMTDPPSLNTAFTYIRKDESQQDSIKHAQVEVSSLAIQAKSPAPFLQQQRSIPLYQQGPPPGFPNRPRPQCAYCNEVGHVRETCWKLNPHLKPKKQGYHPKAKAAAVQLVQEPDFYGVAGQDHHAAGGATPTASIAGRGSSHQGVNRSGVSEGQPQTLGRTRILVPFPKCPS